The genomic interval ACGAAAAAATAAAAAACTCTTACGCGAATAGCTTCGCGTAAGAGTTTTTTATTTCACTTGATTTTGTAAGGTTAATGTACCTTTGCAGAAATCGATAAAAGATTGTGCTGCACGGGAAATGTAACGATCTTTTTTCCAAGCTAACCCGATATCAACAAAAAGTGGTTCGCTAAGTGGGATTGTCTTAATACCAGGTGTATCGTGAACAATAAAGTCAATTAGGAAAGCAATTCCCACATCTGAAGCAACTAACCCCTTAATTGTTTCAATTTGATTAGATTCCAATACGATATTTGGATCAATGTTTGCAGCCTTTAACTTTTGTAATACTAGATTACGCAGGTAAGAGCCTTGTTTTAGCATAATAAGATCGGTATTTTCCAGATCTGAAAACGATAATGACGTTTTCTGGGAGAGCTCATTTTGCGGAGGAATACAAGCCATGATTTGGTTGTTTGACATCGGTAACAATTGTAAATTTGGTGAAGCATCCGTAAGGATAACAATACCAAAATCCAATTCGTCACGTTCTAATTGTTCACGAATTGCCATAGAACCTTCTTCATATAGATAAATATCTAAGTGAGAATAGCGACGTTGAAAACTTGAAAATATTTTTGGAAACAAATATGCACCGATCATGGAAGGAATACCGATTTTAATCGTGCCTTTTTGTAATTGTTTGTAATCATTTACTTCAAGTACCGCATCTTGAATGTTGCGGAGGGCAAGTTCAATACGATTTAAAAATACAGCACCCTCGGGTGTTAATGATAGCTGTTTTTGACTGCGGTCGAACAATTGTATACCGAGTTCAGCCTCAAGTTTTTTGATAGCAACTGTAATATTTGGTTGAGATACTCTCAATCTTTCTGCTGCACGTGTAATGTTTTTTAGGCGGCTAGCCATTTGAAAATATTCTAATTGTCTTAATTCCATTTTTTCTCTCCATCTATTTATTAGCATTTATAATAATCAATTATAATAATCAATGATTATTTAAGTATTATTATATCATATTTTTAACCAATATTATAACATGATATAATTAATTTAATAAAAAAATAAAAAATTTATAATATTGTGTAAGTTTATCATAAATTACATAATTATGCCACTATTTTTATTATTTCTATTTATGAATAATAAAAATTTTTTTTGTAAAAAATAAAAAGAATCCTGAATTTCTAAGGAAAAACTTTAAGAATAATATATGACGTTTATGTGTAAACTATAAATGGCGATCCAAAATCAACGAATTGGAGGCGACTGTTTATGGCAAAGGTAATGTCTGAAAAAATGAAATATCAGTTGGCGAACGATTTAGGTTTTGGTGACAAAGTTGCAGATGGAGATTGGTCTGATGTTACAAGCGGCGAAGTCGGTTCTATGGTTCGGGAAGCGATCAAACGCGGTGAAGATAAAATGACAAAAAATGATCAAGGCAATGCATACTAGTATACGTGCCTACTAAAAATCGATAAAAACGGCTTCGGGGTATTTACTATCCCGAAGTCGTTTTTATTTTTAACATTTTTGGCACAGTATGTAGATTCGATAATAAGATTGCCGATTCGACAGGAAATAGTATAAAATATGTATATGATAAAGTTTGTAGTAAGGGGATTTAATTTATGATTCAAACAGAGCATTGTAAGCTGACTCTGCAAGCACTAAAGGGAAAACTTTTAGCAGCGTATGAGTATTTAATGGAAGAGCAGGATCAACAAAATGCTGATAAAATCAAGCAGCTAGCAAGTAAACTGATACATAAAGAATTTGCGATTGCTTTTTGTGGTCATTTTTCTGCAGGAAAATCAAGAATGATCAATCGTTTAATTGGAGAAAATCTACTACCTTCAAGTCCGATTCCGACAAGTGCAAATCTTGTAAAAGTCAAATCGGGGGAATCTTATGCGAAAGTGTTTTTTAAGAATGGAAAACCCCGATTATATCCAGCGCCTTATGATTATGAAATGGTAAAGAGGTATTGTAAGGACGGCGATCAAATTCAAGAAATTGAGCTGAGTCATGCAAATTCCAAACTGCCGGATCAGGTCGTAGTCTTGGATACGCCTGGTATTGATTCAGCGGATGATGCACATCGTATTGCTACGGAATCAGCGATTCATCTTGCCGATTTAATTTTTTACGTAATGGATTATAATCATGTTCAATCAGAGCTGAATTTTATGTTTACAAAAGAATTGACAGAGGCAGGCAAAGAAGTTTATCTCGTCATTAATCAGATCGATAAGCATTCTAATCAAGAACTTTCATTTGACACGTTTAAGACGAGTGTGGTACAAGCATTCTCTTCATGGGGCGTTAAACCAGCGGAAGTTTTTTATACTTCATTAAAAATAGAAGATCATGAAGAAAATCAATTTTTAAAGTTGCAGTCTTTTTTATTGGAACGTTTGCAAGAAAAAGATACGTTATTACTGGAATCGGTTTTTTATTCTCTGCAAAAAATTTTAAAAGATCACCTGGAAATAAGAAAAAAAACCGAAGAAGAAAAACTGATACCTGTCAAAGTTATTTTAAGTGAGCTATCTGAACAAGAACAGGCTGATTTAATCCATACTTATGGAGAGTTGCATGAGCAAGATCGGCAATTACATGACGTGTATGAGAATGCGAAAAGAAATTTTGAAATAGAAGTCAATAAAATTATGGAAAATGCATATCTAATGCCTTTTGAAACAAGAGCACTTGCACAGGCGTATTTGGAATCGTGTCAGCCGAATTTTAAAGTTGGACTGCTGTTTACGAAACAAAAAACGTTAGCTGCAAAGCAAGAAAGATTGACCGTGTTTTATCAGGCGATACTCAAAAAGACAAAATCACAGTTGGAATGGCATCTCCGAGAGTTTTTATTGCGGTTTTTAAGAGAAAGACGTATCGAAGATAAAATCCTGCTTGAGAAAGTGCAGAACTTTTCAATTCAGTTTTCTGAGCAATTATTAGTTGAAGCCTTAAAAGCAGAAGCGCATATGTCTGGTGAATACGTTTTGAACTACACGGCTGATGTAGCGAATGGTATTAAGCGAATTGCCAAACAAATCATTACTGCGCTCAAAACTGAAATGTTGCATCTTTTAGAAAAGAAAAATACAAAAATGCAAGAAAGTTCAGCGAAAAAGATAGAAGCGATGGATCGGTATATTACAGCAGTAAAAAAAGTAGAAGCGCATAAAGCGGCGATCGAAACAGAAGAAAAAAGACTTGCCATATTGCTGCAGGAGAACAATATGCCGGGTAAGGATCGATTCGATCTCTTTGTATTGAAGGAAACGGAATATGAAGTAATTCGTGAAGCGCATAGTTACCATACAAAGGCAGAAGAAAATGTAAAGGTGATTGACAAACCTTTACATTTACAAGAAAAGAAGACTGCGTTGTCTGCCGAATCTGGGGATCAAATGAAACGTATGGCTCAAAAACTAAAACAGGCGTCTCAACTGGTACATGATTTACCAGGTTTCCATAAGCTTGCAGCTGAATTGGCAGAAAAAGCGGAGCGATTAGATCAGCAAGGGTTTACTGTTGCGTTATTTGGTGCGTTTAGTGCGGGAAAATCTTCTTTCGCAAATGCGTTAATTGGAGAAAGCGTGTTGCCGGTTTCACCGAATCCGATGACGGCGGCAATTAATAAAATTAAACCAGTCGATGCGATACATCAACATGGAGAGGTCATTGTTAAACTTAAAGCGGCATCTATTATGCTTGCAGATGTGAATCATGCGTTAAAGGCTTTTGATGTTCAGGCCCCAAATTTGACAGCGGCAAAGCAGCAAATAGAAAAACTTCATGAAAATTTGCAGGACTTAAATGCGGGGGAAAAGAGAAATTATGCTTTCTTACAGGCGTTT from Massilibacillus massiliensis carries:
- a CDS encoding LysR family transcriptional regulator — its product is MELRQLEYFQMASRLKNITRAAERLRVSQPNITVAIKKLEAELGIQLFDRSQKQLSLTPEGAVFLNRIELALRNIQDAVLEVNDYKQLQKGTIKIGIPSMIGAYLFPKIFSSFQRRYSHLDIYLYEEGSMAIREQLERDELDFGIVILTDASPNLQLLPMSNNQIMACIPPQNELSQKTSLSFSDLENTDLIMLKQGSYLRNLVLQKLKAANIDPNIVLESNQIETIKGLVASDVGIAFLIDFIVHDTPGIKTIPLSEPLFVDIGLAWKKDRYISRAAQSFIDFCKGTLTLQNQVK
- a CDS encoding small, acid-soluble spore protein, alpha/beta type, giving the protein MAKVMSEKMKYQLANDLGFGDKVADGDWSDVTSGEVGSMVREAIKRGEDKMTKNDQGNAY
- a CDS encoding dynamin family protein; protein product: MIQTEHCKLTLQALKGKLLAAYEYLMEEQDQQNADKIKQLASKLIHKEFAIAFCGHFSAGKSRMINRLIGENLLPSSPIPTSANLVKVKSGESYAKVFFKNGKPRLYPAPYDYEMVKRYCKDGDQIQEIELSHANSKLPDQVVVLDTPGIDSADDAHRIATESAIHLADLIFYVMDYNHVQSELNFMFTKELTEAGKEVYLVINQIDKHSNQELSFDTFKTSVVQAFSSWGVKPAEVFYTSLKIEDHEENQFLKLQSFLLERLQEKDTLLLESVFYSLQKILKDHLEIRKKTEEEKLIPVKVILSELSEQEQADLIHTYGELHEQDRQLHDVYENAKRNFEIEVNKIMENAYLMPFETRALAQAYLESCQPNFKVGLLFTKQKTLAAKQERLTVFYQAILKKTKSQLEWHLREFLLRFLRERRIEDKILLEKVQNFSIQFSEQLLVEALKAEAHMSGEYVLNYTADVANGIKRIAKQIITALKTEMLHLLEKKNTKMQESSAKKIEAMDRYITAVKKVEAHKAAIETEEKRLAILLQENNMPGKDRFDLFVLKETEYEVIREAHSYHTKAEENVKVIDKPLHLQEKKTALSAESGDQMKRMAQKLKQASQLVHDLPGFHKLAAELAEKAERLDQQGFTVALFGAFSAGKSSFANALIGESVLPVSPNPMTAAINKIKPVDAIHQHGEVIVKLKAASIMLADVNHALKAFDVQAPNLTAAKQQIEKLHENLQDLNAGEKRNYAFLQAFIRGYHVFVNQLGSVIQTTVDVFGEYVAMEEKSCFVESIDLYYDCALTRKGITLVDTPGADSINARHTGVAFDFIKNSDAILFVTYYNHAFSKADREFVIQLGRVKESFQLDKMFFMINAIDLAEHEEEKETVIAYVRGQLIEYGVRNPHLYPISSLAALQEKLKKETGANSGMSVFEEAFYHFITNDLANLASKSSEKELQRVCQLVEKLIEHTQEDVAVKQKKRMHIEAEKASIHAIFTQQSTQDLNRRLQQESEELIYYIKQRVFLRFNDFFKEAFNPAVLRDDGRDMKKVLQYALDELIAQIGFDFAQEMRATTVRLDRFAEKISVQYQTTLSDTLREINEDLSFSLFELQNHEKIEFEAAFKELPSGMFTKALSFFKNSKAFFEKNQSKGMRDELYNVLSVAADTYLQHEQERIQRLYEKNMENAFNNIILHMTAQTDDFYLSLFSALDGGISAEQLIEVRQNLKNIS